In Sander lucioperca isolate FBNREF2018 chromosome 21, SLUC_FBN_1.2, whole genome shotgun sequence, the following proteins share a genomic window:
- the usp36 gene encoding ubiquitin carboxyl-terminal hydrolase 36 has translation MPIVDKLKEALKPGRKETGDEGDLNKLLASSAKKVLLQKIEFEPASKGFSYQLDSLKNKYVILNPRNEGATGQKATEPAQIKRQVSENVVGGQSDGIPSPQKMLFPGNKLTLKWERVYRVGAGLHNLGNTCFLNSTVQCLTYTPPLANYLLSKEHSRACHQSGFCMICIMQNHIIQAFANTGNAIKPVSFIRDLKKIARHFRFGSQEDAHEFLRYTIDAMQKACLNGYPKLDRQTQATTLVHQIFGGYLRSRVKCSICKSVSDTYDPYLDIAVEIRQAGNIVRALELFVKPDVLSGENAYMCAKCKKKVPATKRFTVHRTSNVLTLSLKRFANFSGGKITKDVGYPEFLNIRPYMSQSSGDPVMYGLYAVLVHSGYSCHAGHYYCYVKASNGQWYQMNDSMVHSSNIKVVLNQQAYVLFYLRIPETKRNADGQATKQGMLHPGKNSVSSEQIKRANLNGPLSSPQVTKKLEPAQLRKIQSMDGGLGLPISRNGVSSQPQPRLSNWTSYSNGPPKLPGGPTVIEEPFKKLKKPSPQSQVQYRSCTPTPSNNGFSRTEGDKKQGGEGRGMSASTSFKSLSDSSSADTTDSKDSVGTKSAPVGETPSTPRKGSNGLASPAKSVERSQSTEEQKTAKIKPPALNNITSEATSTSTMSPPPAKKLALSAKKARSRRPSSIDALPSLPRQLSSDPTHNNQLNPLTFATPTHSLRTVPFHSPKVQSSPFAHSSESFKQQSPQKQSLLSTLQKPNASLSPKTNGLHSAGPKSPKSSSNLSSVVQEPDLNSTPGHEVNQKRKKKKKRRHSEVEGDAEPMTSAATVTPANPVESASDKKRKKKKKKRKKEHEDGEKVSERECVPSHLDTSPQEEDWCQGGMWSLTSHPDAEQSKQKPPLAATTPTQCESNQKEQGRDSVKLKKKKKKKKSQLVEALQDTSACSASETTSEMEAAVVQNDTEDLIMLKSKLKVKKKKKKKRLKEEVRLWEESRRCSDGQNHEPEEVEPPSKKNTTENGKISKQSTATVVFWDSQVKDGYKRSQAPAADGSELGDNPSRAAPVAWDGKKTSGVVEELLRNATDKAYGANVLSWDGEVSAISRDAAEDVRHARFDTVIDEWDEDFDRGKVKKMKNYKREKWRSGSSIFQKIQDRRSKWSVTPGGKRVFGVRR, from the exons TTCTCCTATCAACTGGACAGCCTGAAGAACAAGTATGTGATACTCAATCCACGGAATGAGGGCGCTACGGGCCAGAAGGCCACAGAGCCTGCCCAAATAAAGAGGCAAG TCTCAGAGAATGTAGTTGGGGGCCAGAGCGATGGGATCCCTTCCCCACAGAAGATGCTCTTTCCAGGGAACAAGCTTACCCTTAAATGGGAGCGTGTGTACAGGGTGGGAGCCGGTCTCCACAACCTAGGGAACACCTGCTTCCTCAACTCCACAGTGCAGTGTCTCACCTACACCCCGCCACTTGCCAACTACTTACTCTCAAAGGAGCACAGCCGTGCCT gTCACCAGTCAGGCTTTTGTATGATCTGTATAATGCAGAACCATATCATCCAAGCCTTTGCCAACACAGGCAATGCCATCAAGCCTGTCTCCTTCATCAGAGATCTGAAAA AAATTGCCAGGCATTTTCGCTTTGGAAGCCAAGAGGACGCCCATGAGTTTTTGCGGTACACCATCGATGCCATGCAGAAAGCTTGTCTCAATGGCTACCCTAA GCTTGACAGGCAGACCCAGGCCACAACACTGGTTCACCAGATCTTTGGAGGTTACCTCAGGTCAAGAG tgAAATGCTCTATTTGTAAAAGTGTGTCAGACACATATGACCCTTACCTTGACATCGCTGTGGAGATTCGG CAAGCAGGAAACATTGTGCGAGCCCTGGAACTGTTTGTTAAACCAGATGTACTAAGTGGAGAGAATGCCTACATGTGTGCCAA gTGCAAAAAGAAAGTGCCAGCAACCAAGCGCTTCACAGTCCATCGAACATCTAATGTACTGACCCTTTCACTGAAGAGGTTCGCCAACTTTAGCGGAGGAAAAATAACCAAG gatGTTGGTTACCCAGAATTTCTGAACATCCGCCCCTACATGTCTCAGAGCTCAGGTGATCCTGTTATGTATGGCCTCTATGCTGTTCTGGTGCACTCTGGCTACAGTTGTCATGCTGGCCACTACTACTGCTATGTCAAG GCAAGCAATGGACAATGGTACCAAATGAATGATTCAATGGTGCACTCTAGTAACATCAAAGTAGTCTTGAACCAGCAGGCTTACGTGCTTTTCTACCTGAG GATCCCTGAAACCAAGAGGAATGCGGATGGACAGGCCACCAAGCAGGGGATGTTGCATCCTGGGAAGAACAGTGTGTCTTCTGAACAGATAAAGAGGGCCAACCTGAACGGGCCTCTCTCCTCCCCGCAGGTCACAAAG AAACTTGAGCCTGCACAACTGCGTAAGATCCAGTCCATGGATGGTGGTTTGGGCCTGCCCATTTCCAGAAACGGTGTGAGCTCTCAGCCACAGCCCAGACTTTCCAACTGGACGTCATACTCCAATGGTCCGCCAAAGCTGCCAGGTGGACCCACAGTTATCGAGGAGCCTTTCAAGAAGCTGAAGAAGCCGTCTCCCCAGAGCCAAGTGCAGTACCGCAGCTGCACTCCGACCCCTTCCAACAACGGGTTTAGCAGGACTGAGGGAGATAAAAAGCAAGGTGGCGAGGGCAGAGGCATGTCAGCGTCTACCTCATTTAAGTCTTTGTCCGACTCTTCCTCTGCCGACACCACTGACTCGAAG GACTCTGTGGGTACCAAAAGTGCTCCAGTAGGAGAGACTCCCTCCACCCCACGGAAAGGCTCTAATGGCCTGGCGTCTCCAGCCAAGAGCGTGGAGCGCTCTCAGAgcacagaggagcagaagacAGCGAAAATTAAACCCCCGGCCCTCAACAACATCACTTCTGAAGCCACCAGCACCAGCACCATGTCACCTCCACCTGCCAAGAAACTGGCCCTGTCAGCCAAGAAG GCTCGCAGCCGGAGACCGAGCAGCATTGATGCTCTGCCCTCTTTGCCACGCCAGTTGTCCAGTGACCCCACGCATAACAATCAACTTAACCCCCTCACCTTTGCCACACCTACTCACTCACTCAG AACTGTTCCATTCCATTCACCCAAAGTCCAGTCATCGCCTTTTGCCCACTCAAGTGAATCCTTCAAACAGCAGAGCCCTCAGAAACAGTCCCTTCTCTCCACACTGCAAAAACCAAACGCCAGCCTTTCTCCTAAAACCAACGGGCTCCACAGTGCCGGCCCAAAGAGCCCCAAGTCTTCCAGCAACCTCAGCTCAGTGGTCCAAGAACCAGACCTCAACAGCACTCCAGGTCATGAGGTCAAccaaaagaggaagaagaaaaagaagcgGCGGCATTCTGAGGTAGAGGGCGACGCAGAGCCGATGACGTCCGCAGCTACAGTGACACCGGCCAACCCTGTGGAATCAGCCAGCGACAAGAAgcggaagaagaaaaagaaaaagcgaAAGAAGGAGCATGAAGATGGAGAGAAAGTATCGGAGAGGGAATGTGTCCCGTCACACCTGGATACATCACCCCAGGAGGAGGATTGGTGTCAGGGTGGCATGTGGAGTCTAACATCCCATCCAGATGCAGAACAGTCTAAGCAAAAGCCCCCGTTAGCTGCCACAACCCCAACGCAGTGTGAGTCAaatcagaaagaacagggaagGGACTCTGTAaagctgaagaagaagaaaaagaaaaagaagagtcAGCTGGTGGAAGCTCTGCAGGACACTTCAGCATGCTCTGCATCAGAGAC CACTTCTGAGATGGAGGCTGCAGTCGTTCAGAATGATACGGAGGATTTGATCATGTTAAAAAGTAAATTAAaggtgaagaagaaaaagaagaagaagaggctaAAAGAAGAGGTGAGACTGTGGGAGGAGAGCAGGCGATGCTCAGACGGGCAGAACCATGAGCCTGAAGAGGTGGAACCCCCTTCCAAAAAGAACACCACAGAGAACGGCAAAATTAGTAAACAAAGCACAG CCACAGTGGTATTTTGGGACAGCCAAGTGAAGGACGGCTACAAGCGTAGCCAGGCACCAGCGGCTGATGGAAGTGAGTTAGGAGACAACCCGAGCCGTGCTGCTCCTGTAGCCTGGGATGGGAAGAAGACAAGTGGGGTGGTAGAGGAGCTGCTCAGGAACGCCACAGATAAGGCCTACGGAGCAAACG TCCTCAGTTGGGATGGAGAGGTCTCTGCTATTAGTAGAGATGCTGCTGAAGATGTCCGTCACGCCAGGTTTGACACTGTGATCGATGAGTGGGATGAAGACTTTGACAGGGGAAAg gtgaagaaaatgaaaaactatAAAAGAGAGAAGTGGAGAAGTGGCAGCAGCATCTTCCAGAAGATCCAGGACAGGCGGAGCAAGTGGTCTGTAACACCTGGAGGGAAAAGAGTTTTTGGAGTCCGTCGCTGA